A stretch of the Papaver somniferum cultivar HN1 chromosome 6, ASM357369v1, whole genome shotgun sequence genome encodes the following:
- the LOC113290877 gene encoding cysteine-rich repeat secretory protein 38-like produces MKNHNFSATKSIRFLFVILLHKFHIQAQDILLNCYPNTPNYTSGSEYETNLKNFLLPSLVSNGSINGFFNTSVSTNPNNTIYGLVQCRGDISMDACRSCLKESSVVVIQKCSNHIDADIRLQTCLLRYSNTRFFGEVDKSMVVFTLVRENVSNPNVFNRQLGILMNNLKSNASLKSSKFEVD; encoded by the coding sequence atgaaaaatcataacttCTCCGCAACAAAATCTATTCGATTTCTGTTTGTCATCTTATTACATAAATTTCATATTCAAGCTCAAGACATTTTACTTAATTGTTATCCTAATACTCCAAATTATACTTCTGGTAGTGAGTATGAAACCAATCTCAAGaactttcttcttccttctctggtTTCAAATGGTTCTATTAATGGATTTTTCAATACTTCAGtgagtacaaatccaaataatactATTTATGGACTTGTTCAGTGCCGAGGTGATATTTCCATGGATGCTTGCAGAAGTTGTTTAAAAGAATCAAGTGTTGTTGTCATTCAGAAATGCTCTAATCATATAGATGCCGATATTCGTCTCCAAACATGTCTTTTACGTTACTCGAATACTAGATTTTTCGGAGAAGTTGATAAGAGTATGGTTGTTTTCACTTTGGTTAGGGAAAATGTTAGTAATCCGAATGTATTTAATCGTCAACTGGGTATTTTAATGAATAATCTCAAATCTAATGCTTCATTGAAATCGTCTAAGTTTGAAGTTGACTAA